From a region of the Onychomys torridus unplaced genomic scaffold, mOncTor1.1, whole genome shotgun sequence genome:
- the Gabbr1 gene encoding gamma-aminobutyric acid type B receptor subunit 1 isoform X1, whose amino-acid sequence MLLLLLLLPLFLRPLGAGGAQTPNATSEGCQIIHPPWEGGIRYRGLTRDQVKAINFLPVDYEIEYVCRGEREVVGPKVRKCLANGSWTDMDTPSRCVRICSKSYLTLENGKVFLTGGDLPALDGARVDFRCDPDFHLVGSSRSICSQGQWSTPKPHCQVNRTPHSERRAVYIGALFPMSGGWPGGQACQPAVEMALEDVNSRRDILPDYELKLIHHDSKCDPGQATKYLYELLYNDPIKIILMPGCSSVSTLVAEAARMWNLIVLSYGSSSPALSNRQRFPTFFRTHPSATLHNPTRVKLFEKWGWKKIATIQQTTEVFTSTLDDLEERVKEAGIEITFRQSFFSDPAVPVKNLKRQDARIIVGLFYETEARKVFCEVYKERLFGKKYVWFLIGWYADNWFKIYDPSINCTVDEMTEAVEGHITTEIVMLNPANTRSISNMTSQEFVEKLTKRLKRHPEETGGFQEAPLAYDAIWALALALNKTSGGGGRSGVRLEDFNYNNQTITDQIYRAMNSSSFEGVSGHVVFDASGSRMAWTLIEQLQGGSYKKIGYYDSTKDDLSWSKTDKWIGGAPPADQTLVIKTFRFLSQKLFISVSVLSSLGIVLAVVCLSFNIYNSHVRYIQNSQPNLNNLTAVGCSLALAAVFPLGLDGYHIGEDQFLFVCQARLWLLGLGFSLGYGSMFTKIWWVHTVFTKKEEKKEWRKTLEPWKLYATVGLLVGMDVLTLAIWQIVDPLHRTIETFAKEEPKEDIDVSILPQLEHCSSKKMNTWLGIFYGYKGLLLLLGIFLAYETKSVSTEKINDHRAVGMAIYNVAVLCLITAPVTMILSSQQDAAFAFASLAIVFSSYITLVVLFVPKMRRLITRGEWQSEAQDTMKTGSSTNNNEEEKSRLLEKENRELEKIIAEKEERVSELRHQLQSRQQLRSRRHPPTPPDPSGGLPRGPSEPPDRLSCDGSRVHLLYK is encoded by the exons atgctgctgctgctgctgctgctgcctctctTCCTCCGCCCCCTGGGCGCAGGCGGGGCGCAGACCCCCAACGCCACCTCGGAAG GTTGCCAGATCATACACCCGCCCTGGGAAGGGGGCATCAGGTACCGCGGCCTGACTCGCGACCAGGTGAAGGCCATCAACTTCCTGCCGGTGGACTATGAGATTGAGTATGTGTGCCGGGGGGAACGCGAGGTGGTGGGGCCAAAGGTGCGCAAGTGCCTGGCCAACGGCTCCTGGACGGATATGGACACACCCAGCCGCTGTG TCCGAATCTGCTCCAAGTCTTATTTGACCCTGGAAAATGGGAAGGTTTTCCTGACGGGTGGGGACCTCCCAGCTCTGGATGGAGCCCGGGTGGATTTTCGATGTGATCCTGACTTCCATCTGGTGGGCAGCTCCCGGAGCATCTGTAGTCAGGGCCAGTGGAGCACCCCCAAGCCCCACTGCCAGG TGAATCGAACGCCACACTCAG AACGGCGTGCAGTGTACATCGGGGCGCTGTTTCCCATGAGCGGGGGCTGGCCGGGGGGCCAGGCCTGCCAGCCCGCGGTGGAGATGGCGCTGGAGGACGTTAACAGCCGCAGGGACATCTTGCCGGACTACGAGCTCAAGCTTATCCACCACGACAGCAAG tGTGACCCAGGGCAAGCCACCAAGTACTTGTACGAACTGCTCTACAATGACCCTATCAAGATCATCCTCATGCCTGGCTGCAGTTCTGTCTCCACACTTGTGGCCGAGGCTGCCCGGATGTGGAACCTTATTGTG cTCTCATACGGCTCCAGCTCACCAGCCCTGTCAAACCGACAGCGTTTTCCAACGTTCTTCCGAACACATCCATCCGCCACACTCCACAATCCCACCCGGGTGAAACTCTTTGAAAAGTGGGGCTGGAAGAAGATTGCCACCATCCAGCAGACAACAGAGGTGTTCACCTCA ACGCTGGATGATCTAGAGGAGCGAGTGAAAGAGGCTGGAATTGAGATCACCTTCCGCCAGAGTTTCTTCTCAGATCCAGCTGTGCCTGTTAAAAACCTGAAG CGTCAAGATGCTCGAATCATCGTGGGACTTTTCTATGAGACCGAAGCCCGCAAAGTTTTTTGTGAG GTCTATAAGGAGCGGCTCTTCGGGAAGAAGTATGTCTGGTTCCTCATTGGGTGGTATGCTGACAATTGGTTCAAGATCTATGACCCGTCAATCAATTGTACAGTGGATGAGATGACTGAGGCGGTGGAGGGCCATATCACCACTGAGATTGTCATGCTGAACCCTGCCAACACCCGAAGCATTTCCAACATG ACATCCCAAGAGTTTGTGGAGAAGCTAACCAAGAGGCTGAAAAGACACCCCGAGGAGACTGGAGGCTTCCAGGAGGCGCCACTGGCCTATGATGCTATCTGGGCCTTGGCTTTGGCCTTGAACAAGACCTCTGGAGGAGGCGGCCGTTCCGGTGTGCGCTTGGAGGATTTCAACTACAACAACCAGACCATTACAGACCAAATCTACCGGGCCATGAACTCCTCGTCCTTTGAGGGTGTTTCT GGCCATGTGGTCTTTGATGCCAGTGGCTCCCGGATGGCGTGGACACTTATTGAGCAGCTACAGG GTGGCAGCTACAAGAAGATTGGCTACTATGACAGCACCAAGGATGACCTTTCCTGGTCCAAAACAGATAAGTGGATCG GAGGGGCTCCCCCAGCTGACCAGACCTTGGTCATCAAGACATTCCGTTTCCTGTCACAGAAACTCTTTATCTCCGTCTCAGTTCTCTCCAGCCTGGGCATTGTTCttgctgttgtctgtctgtcctttaaCATCTACAACTCCCACGTTCG TTATATCCAGAACTCCCAGCCCAACCTGAACAATCTGACTGCCGTGGGCTGCTCACTGGCACTAGCTGCTGTCTTCCCCCTTGGGCTGGATGGTTACCACATAGGGGAAGACCAGTTCCTGTTTGTCTGCCAG GCCCGCCTTTGGCTCTTGGGCTTGGGCTTTAGTCTGGGCTATGGCTCTATGTTCACCAAGATCTGGTGGGTCCACACAGTCTTcacaaagaaggaggagaagaaggaatggaggaag ACCCTAGAGCCCTGGAAACTGTATGCCACGGTAGGCCTGCTGGTGGGCATGGATGTCCTTACTCTTGCCATCTGGCAGATTGTGGACCCCTTGCACCGCACCATCGAG ACTTTTGCCAAGGAGGAACCAAAGGAAGACATTGATGTCTCCATCCTGCCCCAGCTGGAGCACTGCAGCTCCAAGAAGATGAATACATGGCTTG GCATTTTCTATGGTTACAAggggctgctgctgctactgGGAATCTTTCTTGCCTATGAGACCAAAAGTGTTTCCACCGAAAAGATCAACGACCACAGGGCTGTGGGCATGGCTATCTACAACGTTGCG gTCCTGTGTCTCATCACTGCTCCTGTCACCATGATTCTTTCCAGCCAGCAGGACGCAGCCTTTGCCTTTGCCTCTCTGGCCATCGTGTTCTCTTCCTACATTACTCTGGTTGTGCTCTTTGTGCCCAAG ATGCGCAGGTTGATCACCCGAGGAGAATGGCAGTCTGAAGCACAGGACACCATGAAGACAGGGTCATCCACCAACAACAACGAGGAAGAGAAGTCCAGGCTGTTGGAGAAAGAGAACCGTGAATTGGAAAAGATCATTGCTGAG AAAGAGGAGCGTGTCTCTGAACTGCGCCATCAGCTCCAGTCTCGGCAGCAGCTCCGCTCACGGCGCCATCCCCCAACACCCCCGGACCCCTCTGGGGGCCTTCCCAGGGGACCCTCGGAGCCCCCTGACCGACTTAGCTGTGATGGGAGTCGAGTGCATTTGCTTTACAAGTGA
- the Gabbr1 gene encoding gamma-aminobutyric acid type B receptor subunit 1 isoform X2 codes for MLLLLLLLPLFLRPLGAGGAQTPNATSEGCQIIHPPWEGGIRYRGLTRDQVKAINFLPVDYEIEYVCRGEREVVGPKVRKCLANGSWTDMDTPSRCVRICSKSYLTLENGKVFLTGGDLPALDGARVDFRCDPDFHLVGSSRSICSQGQWSTPKPHCQERRAVYIGALFPMSGGWPGGQACQPAVEMALEDVNSRRDILPDYELKLIHHDSKCDPGQATKYLYELLYNDPIKIILMPGCSSVSTLVAEAARMWNLIVLSYGSSSPALSNRQRFPTFFRTHPSATLHNPTRVKLFEKWGWKKIATIQQTTEVFTSTLDDLEERVKEAGIEITFRQSFFSDPAVPVKNLKRQDARIIVGLFYETEARKVFCEVYKERLFGKKYVWFLIGWYADNWFKIYDPSINCTVDEMTEAVEGHITTEIVMLNPANTRSISNMTSQEFVEKLTKRLKRHPEETGGFQEAPLAYDAIWALALALNKTSGGGGRSGVRLEDFNYNNQTITDQIYRAMNSSSFEGVSGHVVFDASGSRMAWTLIEQLQGGSYKKIGYYDSTKDDLSWSKTDKWIGGAPPADQTLVIKTFRFLSQKLFISVSVLSSLGIVLAVVCLSFNIYNSHVRYIQNSQPNLNNLTAVGCSLALAAVFPLGLDGYHIGEDQFLFVCQARLWLLGLGFSLGYGSMFTKIWWVHTVFTKKEEKKEWRKTLEPWKLYATVGLLVGMDVLTLAIWQIVDPLHRTIETFAKEEPKEDIDVSILPQLEHCSSKKMNTWLGIFYGYKGLLLLLGIFLAYETKSVSTEKINDHRAVGMAIYNVAVLCLITAPVTMILSSQQDAAFAFASLAIVFSSYITLVVLFVPKMRRLITRGEWQSEAQDTMKTGSSTNNNEEEKSRLLEKENRELEKIIAEKEERVSELRHQLQSRQQLRSRRHPPTPPDPSGGLPRGPSEPPDRLSCDGSRVHLLYK; via the exons atgctgctgctgctgctgctgctgcctctctTCCTCCGCCCCCTGGGCGCAGGCGGGGCGCAGACCCCCAACGCCACCTCGGAAG GTTGCCAGATCATACACCCGCCCTGGGAAGGGGGCATCAGGTACCGCGGCCTGACTCGCGACCAGGTGAAGGCCATCAACTTCCTGCCGGTGGACTATGAGATTGAGTATGTGTGCCGGGGGGAACGCGAGGTGGTGGGGCCAAAGGTGCGCAAGTGCCTGGCCAACGGCTCCTGGACGGATATGGACACACCCAGCCGCTGTG TCCGAATCTGCTCCAAGTCTTATTTGACCCTGGAAAATGGGAAGGTTTTCCTGACGGGTGGGGACCTCCCAGCTCTGGATGGAGCCCGGGTGGATTTTCGATGTGATCCTGACTTCCATCTGGTGGGCAGCTCCCGGAGCATCTGTAGTCAGGGCCAGTGGAGCACCCCCAAGCCCCACTGCCAGG AACGGCGTGCAGTGTACATCGGGGCGCTGTTTCCCATGAGCGGGGGCTGGCCGGGGGGCCAGGCCTGCCAGCCCGCGGTGGAGATGGCGCTGGAGGACGTTAACAGCCGCAGGGACATCTTGCCGGACTACGAGCTCAAGCTTATCCACCACGACAGCAAG tGTGACCCAGGGCAAGCCACCAAGTACTTGTACGAACTGCTCTACAATGACCCTATCAAGATCATCCTCATGCCTGGCTGCAGTTCTGTCTCCACACTTGTGGCCGAGGCTGCCCGGATGTGGAACCTTATTGTG cTCTCATACGGCTCCAGCTCACCAGCCCTGTCAAACCGACAGCGTTTTCCAACGTTCTTCCGAACACATCCATCCGCCACACTCCACAATCCCACCCGGGTGAAACTCTTTGAAAAGTGGGGCTGGAAGAAGATTGCCACCATCCAGCAGACAACAGAGGTGTTCACCTCA ACGCTGGATGATCTAGAGGAGCGAGTGAAAGAGGCTGGAATTGAGATCACCTTCCGCCAGAGTTTCTTCTCAGATCCAGCTGTGCCTGTTAAAAACCTGAAG CGTCAAGATGCTCGAATCATCGTGGGACTTTTCTATGAGACCGAAGCCCGCAAAGTTTTTTGTGAG GTCTATAAGGAGCGGCTCTTCGGGAAGAAGTATGTCTGGTTCCTCATTGGGTGGTATGCTGACAATTGGTTCAAGATCTATGACCCGTCAATCAATTGTACAGTGGATGAGATGACTGAGGCGGTGGAGGGCCATATCACCACTGAGATTGTCATGCTGAACCCTGCCAACACCCGAAGCATTTCCAACATG ACATCCCAAGAGTTTGTGGAGAAGCTAACCAAGAGGCTGAAAAGACACCCCGAGGAGACTGGAGGCTTCCAGGAGGCGCCACTGGCCTATGATGCTATCTGGGCCTTGGCTTTGGCCTTGAACAAGACCTCTGGAGGAGGCGGCCGTTCCGGTGTGCGCTTGGAGGATTTCAACTACAACAACCAGACCATTACAGACCAAATCTACCGGGCCATGAACTCCTCGTCCTTTGAGGGTGTTTCT GGCCATGTGGTCTTTGATGCCAGTGGCTCCCGGATGGCGTGGACACTTATTGAGCAGCTACAGG GTGGCAGCTACAAGAAGATTGGCTACTATGACAGCACCAAGGATGACCTTTCCTGGTCCAAAACAGATAAGTGGATCG GAGGGGCTCCCCCAGCTGACCAGACCTTGGTCATCAAGACATTCCGTTTCCTGTCACAGAAACTCTTTATCTCCGTCTCAGTTCTCTCCAGCCTGGGCATTGTTCttgctgttgtctgtctgtcctttaaCATCTACAACTCCCACGTTCG TTATATCCAGAACTCCCAGCCCAACCTGAACAATCTGACTGCCGTGGGCTGCTCACTGGCACTAGCTGCTGTCTTCCCCCTTGGGCTGGATGGTTACCACATAGGGGAAGACCAGTTCCTGTTTGTCTGCCAG GCCCGCCTTTGGCTCTTGGGCTTGGGCTTTAGTCTGGGCTATGGCTCTATGTTCACCAAGATCTGGTGGGTCCACACAGTCTTcacaaagaaggaggagaagaaggaatggaggaag ACCCTAGAGCCCTGGAAACTGTATGCCACGGTAGGCCTGCTGGTGGGCATGGATGTCCTTACTCTTGCCATCTGGCAGATTGTGGACCCCTTGCACCGCACCATCGAG ACTTTTGCCAAGGAGGAACCAAAGGAAGACATTGATGTCTCCATCCTGCCCCAGCTGGAGCACTGCAGCTCCAAGAAGATGAATACATGGCTTG GCATTTTCTATGGTTACAAggggctgctgctgctactgGGAATCTTTCTTGCCTATGAGACCAAAAGTGTTTCCACCGAAAAGATCAACGACCACAGGGCTGTGGGCATGGCTATCTACAACGTTGCG gTCCTGTGTCTCATCACTGCTCCTGTCACCATGATTCTTTCCAGCCAGCAGGACGCAGCCTTTGCCTTTGCCTCTCTGGCCATCGTGTTCTCTTCCTACATTACTCTGGTTGTGCTCTTTGTGCCCAAG ATGCGCAGGTTGATCACCCGAGGAGAATGGCAGTCTGAAGCACAGGACACCATGAAGACAGGGTCATCCACCAACAACAACGAGGAAGAGAAGTCCAGGCTGTTGGAGAAAGAGAACCGTGAATTGGAAAAGATCATTGCTGAG AAAGAGGAGCGTGTCTCTGAACTGCGCCATCAGCTCCAGTCTCGGCAGCAGCTCCGCTCACGGCGCCATCCCCCAACACCCCCGGACCCCTCTGGGGGCCTTCCCAGGGGACCCTCGGAGCCCCCTGACCGACTTAGCTGTGATGGGAGTCGAGTGCATTTGCTTTACAAGTGA